The Lactuca sativa cultivar Salinas chromosome 2, Lsat_Salinas_v11, whole genome shotgun sequence genome includes a window with the following:
- the LOC111901417 gene encoding flagellar radial spoke protein 5 isoform X1, protein MASATLTRTFYNLSSLGSSKPQVQRSLDSRRTVGTGGRKSEVRCEAVGVAAGNRKPLVTTVKNGNDSLEICRVLNGMWQTSGGWGRIDRDGAVDAMLKYADAGLSTFDMADHYGPAEDLYGIFINRVRRERPPEFLENVKGLTKWVPPPVKMTSSYVRKNIDISRKRMDVASLDMLQFHWWDYSNNGYLDALKHLTDLKDEGKIKTVALTNFDTERLQIILENGIPIVSNQVQHSLVDMRPQQKMAELCQLTGVKLITYGTVMGGLLSEKFLDTNLSIPFAGPPLNTPSLQKYKRMVDAWGGWSLFQALLKTLNQVALKHGVTIPTVAVKFVLDQPSVAGSMVGVRLGLSEHIKDCSAVFSLKLDEEDVSSIREVISKGKDLMRVIGDCGDEYRRA, encoded by the exons ATGGCGTCAGCCACTTTAACCCGTACGTTCTACAATCTCAGCAGTCTAGGTTCATCCAAACCTCAGGTTCAGAGAAGTCTGGACTCTCGCCGTACCGTCGGAACTGGAGGAAGGAAGAGTGAAGTTCGATGTGAGGCGGTTGGAGTCGCAGCCGGAAATCGGAAGCCGCTGGTGACCACCGTTAAGAACGGGAATGATTCGCTGGAGATATGCAGAGTACTTAACGGAATGTGGCAAACGAGTGGCGGTTGGGGCAGAATCGACCGTGATGGTGCCGTTGACGCTATGCTCAAGTACGCCGATGCTGGTCTTTCCACTTTCGACATGGCTGATCACT ATGGGCCTGCAGAAGATCTTTATGGCATATTCATTAATCGTGTTCGCAGAGAACGTCCACCTGAGTTTTTAGAAAATGTCAAAGG TTTAACCAAGTGGGTCCCACCCCCAGTTAAAATGACAAGCAGTTATGTCCGGAAAAACATTGATATCTCACGAAAAAGAATGGATGTTGCTTCCTTGGACATGCTTCAGTTTCATTG GTGGGATTACTCTAATAATGGCTATCTTGATGCCCTTAAACACCTTACAGATTTGAAAGACGAAG GTAAGATCAAGACTGTAGCTTTGACTAACTTTGATACAGAGAGGTTACAAATTATTCTGGAAAACGGGATTCCAATTGTTAGCAATCAG GTTCAACATTCACTTGTGGACATGCGACCTCAACAAAAAATGGCAGAACTCTGCCAGCTCACCGGAGTAAAACTCAtaac ATATGGAACAGTGATGGGAGGATTATTATCTGAGAAGTTTCTAGATACCAATTTGTCAATTCCATTTGCTGGACCTCCCCTCAACACTCCTTCCCTTCAAAAGTACAAAAGG ATGGTTGATGCATGGGGTGGATGGAGTCTGTTTCAAGCTCTGCTCAAGACACTAAATCAGGTGGCATTGAAACATGGAGTCACAATTCCAACTGTTGCTGTGAAGTTTGTATTAGATCAg CCGAGTGTAGCAGGGTCAATGGTTGGTGTTAGACTTGGGTTATCTGAACATATTAAGGACTGTAGTGCTGTGTTTTCACTTAAACTTGATGAAGAAGATGTCAGCAGCATCAGGGAAGTGATAAGCAAGGGAAAAGATTTAATGAGAGTGATTGGTGACTGTGGAGATGAATATAGACGTGCGTAA
- the LOC111901417 gene encoding flagellar radial spoke protein 5 isoform X3, with protein sequence MECGKLVVDGAKLTGTMPLMPCSNGPAEDLYGIFINRVRRERPPEFLENVKGLTKWVPPPVKMTSSYVRKNIDISRKRMDVASLDMLQFHWWDYSNNGYLDALKHLTDLKDEGKIKTVALTNFDTERLQIILENGIPIVSNQVQHSLVDMRPQQKMAELCQLTGVKLITYGTVMGGLLSEKFLDTNLSIPFAGPPLNTPSLQKYKRMVDAWGGWSLFQALLKTLNQVALKHGVTIPTVAVKFVLDQPSVAGSMVGVRLGLSEHIKDCSAVFSLKLDEEDVSSIREVISKGKDLMRVIGDCGDEYRRA encoded by the exons ATGGAATGTGGCAAACTAGTGGTGGATGGGGCAAAATTGACAGGGACAATGCCATTGATGCCATGCTCAA ATGGGCCTGCAGAAGATCTTTATGGCATATTCATTAATCGTGTTCGCAGAGAACGTCCACCTGAGTTTTTAGAAAATGTCAAAGG TTTAACCAAGTGGGTCCCACCCCCAGTTAAAATGACAAGCAGTTATGTCCGGAAAAACATTGATATCTCACGAAAAAGAATGGATGTTGCTTCCTTGGACATGCTTCAGTTTCATTG GTGGGATTACTCTAATAATGGCTATCTTGATGCCCTTAAACACCTTACAGATTTGAAAGACGAAG GTAAGATCAAGACTGTAGCTTTGACTAACTTTGATACAGAGAGGTTACAAATTATTCTGGAAAACGGGATTCCAATTGTTAGCAATCAG GTTCAACATTCACTTGTGGACATGCGACCTCAACAAAAAATGGCAGAACTCTGCCAGCTCACCGGAGTAAAACTCAtaac ATATGGAACAGTGATGGGAGGATTATTATCTGAGAAGTTTCTAGATACCAATTTGTCAATTCCATTTGCTGGACCTCCCCTCAACACTCCTTCCCTTCAAAAGTACAAAAGG ATGGTTGATGCATGGGGTGGATGGAGTCTGTTTCAAGCTCTGCTCAAGACACTAAATCAGGTGGCATTGAAACATGGAGTCACAATTCCAACTGTTGCTGTGAAGTTTGTATTAGATCAg CCGAGTGTAGCAGGGTCAATGGTTGGTGTTAGACTTGGGTTATCTGAACATATTAAGGACTGTAGTGCTGTGTTTTCACTTAAACTTGATGAAGAAGATGTCAGCAGCATCAGGGAAGTGATAAGCAAGGGAAAAGATTTAATGAGAGTGATTGGTGACTGTGGAGATGAATATAGACGTGCGTAA
- the LOC111901417 gene encoding flagellar radial spoke protein 5 isoform X2: MTELLNHSFTHFTLNSIKPKFNRGFQTRKSISRTVHCVLTEDTKVSVVKNGKDSLEICRVVNGMWQTSGGWGKIDRDNAIDAMLKYADAGFSTFDMADIYGPAEDLYGIFINRVRRERPPEFLENVKGLTKWVPPPVKMTSSYVRKNIDISRKRMDVASLDMLQFHWWDYSNNGYLDALKHLTDLKDEGKIKTVALTNFDTERLQIILENGIPIVSNQVQHSLVDMRPQQKMAELCQLTGVKLITYGTVMGGLLSEKFLDTNLSIPFAGPPLNTPSLQKYKRMVDAWGGWSLFQALLKTLNQVALKHGVTIPTVAVKFVLDQPSVAGSMVGVRLGLSEHIKDCSAVFSLKLDEEDVSSIREVISKGKDLMRVIGDCGDEYRRA, encoded by the exons ATGACAGAGCTGTTAAACCACTCGTTTACTCACTTCACCTTGAATTCAATCAAACCAAAGTTCAATAGAGGATTTCAAACTCGAAAATCAATCTCAAGAACAGTCCATTGTGTGTTAACAGAAGATACGAAAGTGTCTGTGGTTAAGAATGGGAAAGATTCTTTAGAAATTTGCCGTGTAGTTAATGGAATGTGGCAAACTAGTGGTGGATGGGGCAAAATTGACAGGGACAATGCCATTGATGCCATGCTCAAGTATGCTGATGCTGGTTTTTCCACCTTTGATATGGCTGATATAT ATGGGCCTGCAGAAGATCTTTATGGCATATTCATTAATCGTGTTCGCAGAGAACGTCCACCTGAGTTTTTAGAAAATGTCAAAGG TTTAACCAAGTGGGTCCCACCCCCAGTTAAAATGACAAGCAGTTATGTCCGGAAAAACATTGATATCTCACGAAAAAGAATGGATGTTGCTTCCTTGGACATGCTTCAGTTTCATTG GTGGGATTACTCTAATAATGGCTATCTTGATGCCCTTAAACACCTTACAGATTTGAAAGACGAAG GTAAGATCAAGACTGTAGCTTTGACTAACTTTGATACAGAGAGGTTACAAATTATTCTGGAAAACGGGATTCCAATTGTTAGCAATCAG GTTCAACATTCACTTGTGGACATGCGACCTCAACAAAAAATGGCAGAACTCTGCCAGCTCACCGGAGTAAAACTCAtaac ATATGGAACAGTGATGGGAGGATTATTATCTGAGAAGTTTCTAGATACCAATTTGTCAATTCCATTTGCTGGACCTCCCCTCAACACTCCTTCCCTTCAAAAGTACAAAAGG ATGGTTGATGCATGGGGTGGATGGAGTCTGTTTCAAGCTCTGCTCAAGACACTAAATCAGGTGGCATTGAAACATGGAGTCACAATTCCAACTGTTGCTGTGAAGTTTGTATTAGATCAg CCGAGTGTAGCAGGGTCAATGGTTGGTGTTAGACTTGGGTTATCTGAACATATTAAGGACTGTAGTGCTGTGTTTTCACTTAAACTTGATGAAGAAGATGTCAGCAGCATCAGGGAAGTGATAAGCAAGGGAAAAGATTTAATGAGAGTGATTGGTGACTGTGGAGATGAATATAGACGTGCGTAA